A single window of Granulicella mallensis MP5ACTX8 DNA harbors:
- a CDS encoding XRE family transcriptional regulator — translation MENFGERFKRIRTAHGYTQRGLASEIGISGAAISQWESGETQPDKIRAEFLDAAAHKLHTTVRHLLKGDGVEGSPGSVKVEAFAIHGMVDDEDFDPETGVMIPVYEMDVSGGPGAPILEFAETRYKLHFTRKWLKDVKAKPEEIRVARVRGDSMQPTLWDNDKVVIHLGMTRIRNERLFALAYAGEARVKRLYQLADGRLRVVSDNPDKAKYPDEFIEGDDLNNVLIIGQVIHKMGEGGL, via the coding sequence ATGGAAAACTTTGGGGAACGCTTTAAGCGAATCCGCACAGCGCATGGCTATACGCAGAGAGGGCTTGCGTCCGAGATCGGCATCAGTGGGGCCGCGATCTCGCAATGGGAGAGTGGGGAAACACAGCCTGACAAGATCAGGGCTGAGTTTCTCGATGCCGCGGCACACAAGCTGCATACGACGGTTCGTCACCTGCTCAAGGGGGATGGAGTTGAGGGCAGTCCTGGCTCCGTCAAGGTCGAGGCCTTTGCGATTCATGGCATGGTGGACGATGAGGACTTCGATCCTGAGACCGGAGTGATGATTCCGGTGTACGAGATGGATGTATCGGGTGGACCTGGTGCGCCGATTCTTGAGTTTGCCGAGACACGCTACAAGCTGCACTTTACACGGAAGTGGCTGAAGGATGTGAAGGCCAAACCGGAGGAGATCCGGGTGGCCAGGGTGCGCGGCGACTCCATGCAGCCTACGCTTTGGGACAACGATAAAGTCGTGATCCATCTGGGCATGACGCGGATTCGGAATGAGCGGCTCTTTGCACTGGCCTATGCGGGCGAGGCGCGGGTGAAGAGGCTGTACCAGTTGGCCGACGGCCGGTTGCGCGTTGTGAGCGACAATCCTGACAAGGCGAAGTATCCGGATGAGTTCATCGAAGGCGATGACCTGAACAACGTGCTCATCATCGGGCAGGTGATTCACAAGATGGGCGAGGGTGGTTTGTAA
- a CDS encoding winged helix-turn-helix domain-containing protein, whose amino-acid sequence MSAPATTMLRIGDWCVNPASGQISREGETARLEARTMRLLLCLAEHAGEVVSIDDLLNQVWSGVIVSQDSVYQAVASLRRLLGDDSRQPAYIATVPRLGYRMVAKVSPWVDESSPVLPGESAVSADPDVPAFGKRFRAGFMVVAGVALCLTLGVAFLFHGRITNSHLPTPPASVVQTQKSIAVLPFLDLTEEMNEEPFADGMTEELIDKLSKIPDLRVPGATSSFYFKGKQIPVADIARTLGVAYVLDGSVRKSGDRLRVAARLVRADNGFVVWSETYDRPLHDILMVQNDIAGEVTKALKASTEFKVH is encoded by the coding sequence ATGAGCGCTCCGGCCACGACAATGCTTCGCATCGGTGACTGGTGCGTCAATCCGGCGTCCGGTCAGATCTCACGAGAGGGTGAGACGGCTCGGCTGGAGGCGCGAACGATGCGACTGCTGCTGTGCCTTGCCGAGCACGCGGGCGAGGTCGTCAGTATCGATGACTTGCTCAACCAGGTCTGGTCTGGGGTGATCGTCTCTCAGGATTCCGTCTACCAGGCTGTGGCTTCGCTTCGCCGTCTGCTCGGAGATGATTCCAGGCAGCCCGCTTACATCGCGACCGTGCCGCGGTTAGGGTACCGGATGGTGGCGAAGGTCAGCCCCTGGGTGGATGAGTCTTCTCCAGTTTTGCCTGGTGAGTCCGCGGTATCAGCCGATCCTGATGTGCCAGCATTCGGCAAGCGGTTCAGGGCCGGGTTCATGGTGGTTGCTGGCGTGGCGCTTTGTCTCACGCTTGGTGTTGCCTTCCTGTTCCATGGCAGAATCACGAACAGCCACCTGCCAACTCCGCCCGCGTCTGTTGTGCAGACGCAGAAATCCATTGCTGTGCTGCCGTTTCTCGACCTTACCGAAGAGATGAATGAGGAGCCCTTCGCTGATGGTATGACGGAGGAGTTGATCGATAAACTTAGCAAGATTCCGGACCTTCGAGTACCGGGCGCGACTTCTTCGTTCTATTTCAAGGGTAAACAGATACCCGTCGCCGATATCGCCAGGACGCTGGGCGTCGCTTATGTGCTCGATGGGAGCGTGCGCAAATCGGGCGACAGGCTACGGGTTGCCGCGCGACTAGTTCGCGCGGACAACGGGTTTGTGGTTTGGTCTGAGACCTACGATCGTCCGTTACACGACATTTTGATGGTCCAGAACGATATCGCCGGTGAAGTAACTAAAGCTCTGAAGGCGTCTACGGAATTCAAAGTCCACTAA
- a CDS encoding carboxypeptidase-like regulatory domain-containing protein: MPRRPDRDGQLHSTGTSVSGTSGTSIFGESGARGHNSAVKVFVPGMLLAVLLGLTGSCFAASNYAIVSGVVRDAHGTPQMGAVVELLSADAGAIATAFTDDQGRYRLASIIPGQYQIRATAAFLVPVTRANLKLQAGAAAIVNLTMSTLFEAENWLPAQKRRADEPVDDWKWTLRSTANRPLLRLVGSDDDKAPNSSDTEEGHRLGLQGRVTVSGSDGAFGEGGVHQTLILNHTLRNGDNTVMRAEIGDPRPGVPEGASVEMTAGYERRSPLGGSMRMVSSYQSHPELTYGDGTGLQVLQLASAEQLNLGDAVMIDAGTLIQAERLAASRFTSEPFVRVKVKPTSNVMVEYRYATGRTLQSSDDLDDLKPPVGVLSDAAGRPLDAKGSHQEVSITRKLGGERSITVAAYHDEFSNAALEGNGLIDRNDLEELSAGGLGMVTDPTTGAFRLTADGYTGRGVSATLVEPLTSSLSAWVEYDLGTALRSSLEPSFAVSDVQNQIAPHTVQAASVSLRGKIQRTGTSLKAEYRWQPVRTLTQVNAYNADAGEAYVGFYVRQRLWRGRFLPQGLDAVVEATNLLEQGYQPVLAPDGQTLFLAQMPRAFQGGLAFNF, encoded by the coding sequence ATGCCACGCAGACCGGATCGCGATGGCCAGCTTCATAGCACAGGCACCAGCGTCTCAGGTACTTCAGGGACGTCCATCTTTGGAGAGTCGGGCGCGCGAGGGCATAATAGCGCGGTGAAAGTGTTTGTACCAGGTATGCTGCTGGCGGTATTGCTCGGTTTGACCGGGTCGTGCTTTGCCGCGTCGAACTACGCCATCGTTTCCGGCGTAGTCCGCGACGCGCACGGAACACCGCAGATGGGCGCCGTGGTGGAACTGCTCTCAGCCGATGCTGGTGCGATTGCCACTGCTTTCACGGATGACCAGGGACGTTATCGTCTGGCTTCGATCATTCCGGGGCAATATCAGATTCGTGCGACGGCGGCATTTCTTGTTCCGGTAACGCGGGCAAATCTGAAGCTGCAGGCGGGCGCAGCCGCCATCGTCAACCTGACGATGAGCACCTTGTTCGAAGCGGAAAACTGGTTGCCGGCACAAAAGCGTCGTGCCGATGAACCGGTCGACGATTGGAAGTGGACGCTGCGATCGACGGCTAACCGTCCTCTGCTGCGGCTCGTCGGCTCCGATGATGACAAAGCACCGAATTCCTCGGACACAGAGGAAGGCCATCGTTTGGGCCTGCAGGGTCGTGTAACCGTGTCCGGCAGCGATGGTGCTTTTGGTGAAGGTGGCGTCCATCAGACGTTGATCCTGAACCACACCCTTAGAAATGGCGATAACACGGTTATGCGCGCCGAGATCGGCGACCCACGGCCGGGAGTTCCAGAAGGAGCTTCAGTCGAGATGACCGCTGGTTATGAGCGCCGTTCGCCGCTTGGCGGAAGCATGCGGATGGTCTCGAGCTACCAGTCGCATCCTGAGTTGACCTATGGAGACGGTACCGGGTTGCAGGTGCTGCAACTGGCCAGCGCAGAACAACTGAATCTGGGCGATGCGGTCATGATCGATGCTGGAACCCTGATCCAGGCGGAACGGTTGGCTGCAAGTCGATTTACCTCCGAACCGTTTGTGCGAGTCAAGGTAAAGCCCACTTCCAATGTGATGGTGGAGTATCGCTACGCGACAGGCCGTACGTTACAGAGCTCCGACGATCTGGACGATCTGAAGCCTCCGGTGGGAGTGTTGTCCGATGCGGCGGGACGTCCACTGGACGCGAAGGGAAGCCATCAAGAGGTTTCGATCACCCGCAAGCTGGGTGGGGAGCGTTCGATCACGGTGGCTGCCTACCATGACGAGTTTTCCAATGCAGCCCTTGAGGGCAATGGCCTGATCGACCGCAACGATCTCGAAGAGTTGAGTGCGGGCGGTCTGGGAATGGTTACGGACCCGACAACAGGAGCCTTCCGTCTGACGGCTGATGGATATACCGGGCGCGGCGTTAGTGCCACGCTGGTAGAGCCGCTGACGTCTTCGCTCTCGGCGTGGGTGGAGTATGACCTGGGTACGGCGTTGCGGAGCAGCCTGGAGCCGTCGTTCGCTGTAAGCGATGTCCAGAACCAGATTGCGCCTCATACCGTTCAGGCGGCCAGCGTGTCGTTGCGGGGAAAGATTCAGCGTACGGGAACTTCGCTGAAGGCAGAGTATCGCTGGCAGCCCGTGCGTACGCTTACGCAGGTCAATGCCTACAATGCGGATGCTGGAGAAGCCTATGTGGGCTTCTATGTGCGGCAACGGCTCTGGCGCGGAAGATTTCTTCCGCAAGGACTGGATGCGGTCGTAGAGGCTACGAACCTACTGGAGCAGGGCTATCAGCCGGTTCTCGCGCCGGATGGGCAGACTTTGTTCCTCGCCCAGATGCCGCGCGCTTTTCAGGGTGGGTTGGCGTTCAACTTCTAA
- a CDS encoding GWxTD domain-containing protein gives MQVRFFLSAITILALSGMAPGAHAQTAPAQPDQQVLQDGSGTVVKSPPIEEKPDPLKRRLSDSQEKKRRELTRQELKGEYKQWLNEDVRWIITDEEARAFKGLANDEERDQFIEQFWLRRNPNPESPENEFRDEHYARIAYANEHFAAGKPGWMTDRGHIYIAYGKPDSIDSHPSGGNYDRPMEEGGGNTSTYPFEVWHYRYLSNVGDNIDIEFVDTCMCGDYHATIDRSEKDALKNVPGAGQTLYEQMGKSTKADRFSGGGLEQLGDGPMASSNQGKQFDRLDTFAKIMAPPPVKFADLDEFLGTAKVLTGPPFLFDVRTDYVKLTNDTVMVPITLQIRNSDITYNTKDGDARGVVDIRGRVSTMTHHIVQTFEDTVTVETPADLLDKTKNGLQVYWKALPLPPGNYKIEIAIKDDNNADHVGVWRRSVLVPKYDDDRLAASSLILAGSMERVPTKDVGTGNFVIGNTKVIPRVPATISTPVTFHRGQNLNFWMQVYNLGISDSTKKNDATIEYQVLDLATNKQVLVSQESASKLNPNADQLTLEKTMPLASLPPGKYQVTIKVNDGISQQHIAESAPFTVEQ, from the coding sequence ATGCAAGTCCGATTTTTTCTATCTGCGATAACGATCCTGGCGCTCTCAGGTATGGCCCCAGGAGCACACGCGCAGACGGCGCCGGCACAGCCTGATCAACAGGTTTTACAGGATGGCAGTGGTACCGTCGTGAAGTCGCCTCCGATCGAGGAAAAGCCCGATCCGTTGAAGCGCAGATTGAGCGACAGCCAGGAAAAGAAGCGCCGCGAACTCACCAGACAGGAACTTAAGGGTGAGTACAAGCAGTGGCTGAATGAGGATGTACGGTGGATCATCACCGACGAAGAGGCCCGAGCCTTCAAGGGACTCGCCAACGATGAAGAGCGCGATCAGTTCATCGAGCAATTCTGGCTGCGTCGCAACCCGAATCCCGAGTCGCCTGAAAATGAGTTTCGCGATGAGCACTATGCGCGCATCGCCTATGCCAACGAGCACTTTGCCGCCGGCAAACCCGGCTGGATGACCGACCGCGGCCATATCTATATTGCTTACGGCAAGCCGGACAGCATTGATTCGCATCCTTCCGGCGGCAACTATGACCGCCCGATGGAAGAGGGCGGCGGCAATACGTCGACCTATCCCTTCGAAGTGTGGCACTACCGGTATCTGTCCAATGTGGGTGACAATATCGACATCGAGTTCGTCGATACCTGCATGTGCGGCGACTATCACGCTACGATCGATCGTTCGGAGAAGGACGCCTTGAAGAACGTCCCCGGTGCTGGCCAGACGCTCTATGAGCAGATGGGCAAGTCGACCAAAGCTGATCGTTTCAGCGGTGGTGGTCTGGAGCAGCTGGGTGATGGTCCCATGGCCTCCAGCAACCAGGGCAAGCAGTTCGATCGCCTGGACACGTTCGCCAAGATCATGGCGCCGCCTCCTGTGAAGTTTGCCGATCTGGATGAGTTTCTGGGTACGGCCAAAGTGCTGACTGGTCCGCCCTTCCTGTTCGACGTTCGGACCGACTATGTGAAGCTGACCAATGACACGGTCATGGTGCCGATCACGCTGCAGATTCGTAATAGCGACATTACCTATAACACTAAGGATGGCGACGCTCGTGGTGTCGTGGATATTCGTGGGCGCGTGAGCACAATGACCCACCATATCGTACAAACGTTTGAAGACACGGTGACGGTGGAAACCCCTGCCGACCTGCTGGATAAGACGAAGAACGGCCTTCAGGTGTACTGGAAGGCGTTGCCGCTGCCTCCGGGCAACTACAAGATCGAGATTGCTATCAAGGACGACAACAACGCCGACCACGTGGGTGTCTGGCGGCGCAGCGTTCTGGTTCCGAAGTATGACGATGATCGGTTAGCCGCGTCATCGTTGATCCTGGCGGGTTCGATGGAGCGGGTGCCCACGAAGGATGTAGGCACGGGCAACTTTGTCATCGGAAACACGAAGGTCATCCCGCGCGTTCCGGCGACTATCTCTACGCCGGTAACCTTCCATCGCGGACAGAACCTCAACTTCTGGATGCAGGTGTATAACCTGGGCATCTCGGACAGCACCAAGAAGAACGACGCAACCATTGAGTACCAGGTTCTGGATCTTGCGACCAACAAACAGGTTCTGGTTTCTCAGGAGTCGGCGTCGAAGCTGAACCCCAATGCAGACCAGTTGACTCTGGAGAAGACGATGCCGTTGGCCAGTCTGCCACCGGGCAAGTACCAGGTAACGATCAAGGTGAATGACGGAATCTCGCAGCAGCACATTGCGGAGTCCGCACCATTTACCGTGGAGCAGTAG
- a CDS encoding tyrosine-type recombinase/integrase encodes MKRRNFHELAESFLAMMRDERGASEHTLRAYSREVRGFADFLGELLGEDADIRSVEHTHIRAYLAVLYDKGLTKASAARALAAVRSWFKWLAKSGFVEANPASLVSTPKLPKHLPRVPGMEELNRVLNSMSAGTKGEDGEEAATWPERDRVIFELLYGCGIRNSELVGLNLESIHWHDDAIRVFGKGKKERLVPLGDEAAAAIRAYLPQRQARLEAAGKAKLVHDGALLMNLRMRGACRLTTRSVGRIVKRIALSRGLAADVHPHTLRHAFGTHMLEEGADLRAIQEMLGHERLSTTQRYTQLTVGQVQRVYEETHPRAR; translated from the coding sequence GTGAAGAGACGTAACTTTCATGAGCTGGCAGAGAGTTTTCTCGCGATGATGCGCGATGAGCGGGGTGCGTCTGAGCACACGCTGCGGGCTTACTCGCGCGAGGTTCGTGGATTTGCCGATTTTCTTGGCGAGTTGCTGGGCGAAGATGCGGATATTCGCAGCGTGGAGCACACGCACATCCGGGCTTATCTGGCAGTCCTCTATGACAAGGGGCTGACGAAGGCCAGTGCGGCGCGGGCGCTGGCGGCGGTACGAAGCTGGTTCAAGTGGCTTGCGAAGTCGGGCTTTGTCGAGGCGAATCCAGCGTCGCTGGTGAGTACTCCGAAGCTGCCCAAGCATCTTCCCAGGGTTCCGGGGATGGAAGAGCTGAACCGCGTTCTGAACTCAATGAGTGCGGGCACGAAGGGGGAGGATGGAGAAGAGGCCGCGACGTGGCCGGAGCGCGATCGCGTCATCTTTGAGCTGCTGTATGGCTGCGGCATTCGCAACTCGGAACTTGTGGGGTTGAACCTCGAAAGCATTCACTGGCACGACGATGCGATCCGGGTCTTCGGCAAGGGGAAAAAGGAGCGGCTGGTTCCACTGGGCGATGAGGCGGCGGCAGCGATTCGGGCCTATCTGCCCCAGCGCCAGGCGCGGCTTGAGGCGGCGGGGAAGGCGAAGCTGGTGCATGACGGCGCACTGCTGATGAACCTGCGCATGCGCGGCGCGTGCCGGCTGACGACTCGCAGTGTCGGACGCATCGTCAAGCGCATTGCCCTGAGCCGGGGCCTTGCCGCCGATGTACATCCCCATACCCTGCGCCATGCGTTCGGAACGCACATGCTCGAGGAGGGCGCGGACCTGCGAGCAATCCAGGAGATGCTCGGGCATGAGCGGCTTTCGACCACGCAACGATACACGCAACTGACGGTCGGGCAGGTGCAGAGGGTGTATGAAGAGACGCATCCGCGTGCCCGCTAG
- a CDS encoding tyrosine recombinase translates to MPLPSPTINAASLLREYMTHLRVERGLRPLSCEAYQRDLEMFAEFLEGANATLLTARQESVSGFMQHLREHGIESRSVARKLSCLRGFYRWLLMDKRIPHDPTVNIESPSSWKVLPKSLAETEVNEMLERTGVAARSDAADGASLRDHAILELLYAGGLRVGEIVSLRQEDLRLESASVQVRGKGDKERIVPIGRSAIEALEAYVQRGRPELMRSKSGVQRTLFLSVRGNPLTTQKVWQMVRSVNSHASPHKLRHSCATHMVEHGADLRTVQTLLGHADIATTQVYTHLAIDRLKQVHRLHHPRAKVHSTPLQERAS, encoded by the coding sequence ATGCCTTTGCCGTCGCCAACGATCAACGCTGCCAGTCTGCTGCGCGAGTATATGACGCATCTTCGCGTGGAGCGAGGGTTGCGTCCGCTGAGCTGCGAGGCCTATCAGCGGGACCTGGAGATGTTTGCGGAGTTCCTGGAGGGGGCGAACGCAACGCTGCTGACGGCGCGGCAGGAGAGCGTCAGCGGATTTATGCAGCATCTGCGGGAGCATGGTATCGAATCGCGCTCCGTGGCGCGTAAGTTGAGTTGTCTGCGCGGGTTCTACCGTTGGCTGTTGATGGATAAGCGCATTCCTCACGATCCGACGGTGAATATCGAGTCGCCATCGAGCTGGAAGGTGCTGCCCAAGAGCCTTGCCGAGACTGAAGTGAACGAGATGCTGGAGCGTACCGGGGTTGCGGCTCGGAGCGATGCGGCGGATGGAGCGTCACTGCGCGACCACGCGATTCTGGAGTTGCTGTACGCCGGGGGGCTGCGCGTGGGAGAGATTGTCTCGCTGCGGCAGGAAGATCTGCGGCTTGAATCGGCGAGTGTGCAGGTGCGCGGCAAGGGAGACAAGGAGCGCATTGTGCCGATTGGGCGCTCGGCGATTGAGGCCCTGGAGGCGTATGTGCAGCGCGGACGACCGGAGTTGATGCGCTCGAAGTCAGGGGTGCAGCGGACGCTGTTTCTTTCCGTGCGCGGCAATCCTCTGACGACGCAGAAAGTATGGCAGATGGTGCGCAGTGTGAACTCCCATGCCAGTCCGCATAAGCTGCGCCATAGCTGCGCGACGCACATGGTCGAGCATGGAGCGGACCTGCGCACCGTACAGACACTGCTGGGGCATGCGGACATTGCGACGACGCAGGTGTATACGCATCTGGCGATCGACCGGTTGAAGCAGGTGCATCGGTTGCATCATCCGCGGGCGAAGGTCCATTCCACTCCTCTACAAGAGAGGGCATCGTGA
- the ffh gene encoding signal recognition particle protein has translation MFENLSEKLQRSFKTLRGQGTLTDENINDALREIRLALLESDVNLNVAKDLIEHIRTKALGSQVATALSPAEQIVKIVRDELVEVLGRDTARFKFASQPPTVILMAGLQGSGKTTTSGKLAQWLKKGGHRPMLVSVDVYRPAAREQLKVVAQSINAQIYEGDTKGEAAGTPLVERLAREARREAANYGCDILIVDTAGRLGIDEALMEEMALLKKQLNPSEILFVADAMTGQDAVNSAKAFNDKLTITGSILTKMDGDSRGGAALSIRQITGQPVKFLGTGEKSDAFEPFHPDRIVGRILGMGDIATLLERADEKLDKTKAEAFAKKALSGDGFTLEDFREQLRQIKKLGSMQSILKMLPSVGPFAGMQQAAANVDESQFTRVESIINSMTNKERQNSSIINGSRRKRIAMGAGVQVSEVNNLLKQHAQMSKMFKTMGAGGSKMQQRLMSQMQGGQRFGR, from the coding sequence ATGTTTGAGAACCTCTCCGAGAAGCTGCAACGCTCCTTCAAGACCCTGCGCGGCCAGGGCACCCTCACCGACGAGAACATCAACGACGCCCTGCGCGAGATCCGTCTCGCCCTGCTCGAGTCCGACGTCAACCTCAACGTCGCCAAAGACCTCATCGAGCACATCCGCACCAAGGCCCTCGGCTCCCAGGTCGCCACCGCCCTCTCGCCCGCCGAGCAGATCGTCAAGATCGTCCGCGACGAGCTCGTCGAAGTTCTCGGCCGCGACACCGCCCGCTTCAAGTTCGCCTCACAGCCGCCCACCGTCATCCTCATGGCCGGCCTGCAGGGCTCCGGTAAGACGACCACCTCCGGCAAGCTCGCCCAGTGGCTCAAAAAGGGCGGCCACCGCCCCATGCTCGTCTCGGTCGACGTCTATCGTCCCGCCGCGCGTGAGCAGCTCAAGGTCGTAGCCCAATCCATCAACGCCCAGATCTACGAGGGCGACACCAAGGGCGAAGCCGCCGGTACTCCGCTCGTCGAGCGCCTCGCCCGCGAGGCTCGCCGTGAAGCCGCGAACTACGGCTGCGACATCCTCATCGTCGATACCGCCGGCCGTCTCGGAATCGACGAGGCCCTCATGGAGGAGATGGCGCTGCTCAAGAAGCAGCTCAATCCCTCCGAGATTCTCTTCGTCGCCGACGCGATGACCGGCCAGGACGCCGTCAACTCCGCCAAGGCCTTCAACGACAAACTCACCATCACCGGCTCGATCCTCACCAAGATGGACGGCGACTCACGTGGCGGTGCGGCGCTCTCCATCCGCCAGATCACCGGCCAGCCGGTCAAGTTCCTCGGTACGGGCGAAAAGTCCGACGCCTTCGAACCCTTCCACCCCGACCGCATCGTGGGCCGCATCCTCGGCATGGGCGATATCGCCACGCTGCTCGAACGCGCCGACGAAAAACTCGACAAGACCAAGGCCGAAGCCTTCGCGAAGAAGGCGCTCTCCGGCGATGGCTTCACCCTCGAAGACTTCCGCGAGCAGCTTCGCCAGATCAAGAAGCTCGGCAGCATGCAGTCGATCCTGAAGATGTTGCCCTCCGTCGGCCCCTTCGCGGGCATGCAACAGGCCGCGGCCAACGTCGATGAGAGCCAGTTCACGCGCGTGGAATCGATCATCAACTCGATGACCAACAAAGAGCGCCAGAACTCGTCGATCATCAACGGCAGCCGCCGCAAACGCATCGCGATGGGCGCAGGCGTCCAGGTCTCCGAGGTCAACAACCTCCTGAAACAGCACGCCCAGATGAGCAAGATGTTCAAGACCATGGGTGCTGGCGGAAGCAAGATGCAGCAGCGCCTCATGAGCCAGATGCAGGGTGGGCAGCGGTTCGGAAGATAA
- a CDS encoding UPF0175 family protein: protein MQVTIDIPDTLAAQLSAAGKNPSRAALEALAVDGYRTRQLSEGEVRTMLGYETRMQVHELLKEHGIYLNFSVEDLQQDIETSDRLFERSTAA from the coding sequence ATGCAAGTGACCATCGACATTCCGGACACTCTTGCCGCCCAGCTCTCAGCAGCGGGCAAGAATCCCTCACGGGCAGCTCTTGAAGCCCTGGCCGTCGATGGTTATCGCACCCGGCAACTATCTGAAGGCGAAGTCCGCACGATGTTGGGATACGAAACCCGCATGCAGGTCCACGAATTGCTCAAGGAGCATGGAATCTATCTCAATTTTTCTGTCGAAGATCTTCAGCAGGATATAGAGACTTCCGACAGACTTTTCGAACGATCAACTGCAGCATAA
- a CDS encoding carboxylesterase/lipase family protein, whose protein sequence is MIERGMNRRGFLAKSAMVALSLQGRRLFAQGTAGPCVVRTPNGVLRGESTDGVRVFRGVPFAEPPVGPLRFRPPVKKAAWKGERDATRFAAAAIQTGDPAVSKSEDCLYLNVWALEGAAAKSGAGLPVYVWIHGGGFTGGNSFAPIFDGTEFAREGIICITVTYRLGVLGFLNMGPLLGAEYAGSGNNALRDLMLALEWVQENVAAFGGDPARVTLGGESAGAKLTDILMGVPEAQGLFHQMISESGGAERVWPASNATAVAKGFGDVWGARGAAGLKTASATELMTAQTSFIDSWPQHFPLRTEIDGTLLPKLPVETIAGGSAGGSTRGKRLLIGTNRDESALFVGPHPAHDATAADLGNVPLERFQAVYAKYKALYPEMNEERLRIRALTAEEYWVPSMRVADAHVRGGGSAWMYRLDFAPSSGRLKSYAYHSEDLGLAWDKPNRDIDNAAAEAALAKQMHQAWVAFIQGKTPGAPGFPEWPQYVNGARQTMVLDTQSRVEEKPQEAELRFWDGVL, encoded by the coding sequence ATGATCGAACGTGGCATGAATCGCAGAGGGTTTCTGGCAAAGAGCGCGATGGTGGCGCTGTCGTTGCAGGGACGCAGGCTGTTTGCACAGGGAACGGCGGGGCCGTGTGTGGTGAGGACTCCCAACGGTGTTTTGCGCGGAGAGAGTACGGATGGGGTGCGAGTGTTTCGCGGTGTCCCGTTTGCCGAGCCGCCGGTGGGGCCGCTGCGCTTTCGGCCTCCTGTGAAGAAGGCTGCGTGGAAGGGCGAGCGCGATGCGACGCGCTTTGCGGCTGCGGCGATACAGACGGGCGATCCGGCGGTCAGCAAGAGTGAGGACTGTCTGTACCTGAATGTATGGGCACTGGAAGGCGCGGCCGCGAAGAGCGGTGCGGGTCTGCCGGTGTATGTGTGGATCCACGGCGGCGGCTTTACGGGCGGGAACTCGTTTGCCCCAATCTTCGATGGCACCGAATTCGCGCGCGAGGGGATTATCTGTATTACTGTCACCTACCGGTTGGGCGTGCTGGGGTTCCTGAATATGGGGCCGCTGTTGGGGGCGGAGTATGCCGGCTCGGGCAACAATGCGTTGCGCGACCTTATGCTGGCGCTGGAGTGGGTGCAGGAGAACGTCGCTGCGTTTGGCGGCGATCCTGCACGGGTGACGCTGGGTGGTGAGTCCGCGGGAGCGAAGCTGACAGACATTCTGATGGGTGTGCCGGAGGCGCAGGGCTTGTTCCATCAGATGATCTCGGAGAGCGGCGGAGCGGAGCGCGTGTGGCCTGCGTCGAATGCAACGGCGGTGGCGAAGGGCTTTGGAGACGTGTGGGGTGCGCGTGGGGCTGCCGGTTTGAAGACGGCTTCGGCGACGGAGTTGATGACGGCGCAGACGAGCTTTATCGATAGCTGGCCGCAGCACTTTCCGTTGCGCACAGAGATCGATGGCACGTTGTTGCCGAAGCTTCCGGTGGAGACGATCGCAGGTGGTTCGGCAGGTGGATCGACGCGCGGGAAGCGACTGCTGATCGGGACCAATCGCGATGAGAGCGCGCTGTTTGTGGGGCCGCATCCGGCGCACGATGCGACCGCGGCCGACCTGGGGAATGTGCCGCTGGAACGGTTCCAGGCGGTGTATGCGAAGTACAAGGCGCTGTATCCGGAGATGAACGAAGAGCGGCTACGGATTCGTGCGTTGACGGCGGAGGAGTACTGGGTGCCGTCGATGCGCGTGGCGGATGCTCATGTTCGCGGCGGTGGAAGCGCGTGGATGTATCGGCTGGACTTTGCGCCGAGCAGCGGCAGGCTCAAGAGCTATGCATACCACTCGGAGGACCTGGGACTGGCGTGGGACAAGCCGAATCGGGACATCGACAATGCGGCTGCGGAGGCGGCGCTGGCCAAGCAGATGCACCAGGCCTGGGTGGCGTTTATCCAGGGGAAGACACCAGGGGCGCCGGGGTTTCCGGAGTGGCCGCAGTATGTCAATGGGGCGCGGCAGACGATGGTTCTGGATACGCAGAGCAGAGTGGAAGAGAAGCCGCAGGAGGCGGAGTTGCGGTTTTGGGATGGGGTGTTGTGA